Within the Sulfurospirillum barnesii SES-3 genome, the region AATACGCTGCAATCTCTTTTGCTTCTTCTTTAGGGGCTTCTTGTGTATCAATACGGTTAAAAAAACATGAACTTCGTCCCGTATGGCATGCAACGCCTATTTGTTCTACTTTAAGTAAAAGTGTATCGCTGTCACAGTCAAGATAGACTTCTTTAATGTATTGAAAATGACCGCTTGTTTCACCTTTTTTCCAAAGAGCTTGGCGGCTTCTGGAGTAATAATGTGCAAGGCCAGTTTTAAGGGTTAATGTAAGTGCTTCTTCGTTCATGTACGCAAGCATTAAAACATTACCACTGCCTACTTCCTGTGCGATGACAGGAAGTAGGGGTGTTTTTTCCCAATTAAGGGTGTTTAATAATTCGAGACTCATTTTGCAATACTAACTGCTTTTTGACTGTCTTTGGTATCGACCCAGATATTTGGTACGGAACCTCCAGGTGTTAAGAAAATCTTAGCATCTTTATTTTCACGAAGTGCCTCATTAAACTTGCCTTGAACTTCTATTTGACGAAGATTTAAAAGCTGTGTAGAGATACTGTCGCTAATTTTTTTGTTGGCATAAGCATCTGCGTCCGCTTCGATTTTAATAGCATTGGCTTGACCTTGAGCATTAATTTCTCTTGCTTTAGCTTGACCCTCTGCTTCAGCAGCACGTTTTAGGGCTTGTTGATTAGCAATTTCAACTTCATAACGTGTTCGTTCTACTTCTTGTTTAGCAACTTGAACACGTTCAATTTGCTCTTTAATTTTAACAGGAAGGACGATTTCGCGAAGCTGTACTGTTAAAAGTTCAACA harbors:
- the hisIE gene encoding bifunctional phosphoribosyl-AMP cyclohydrolase/phosphoribosyl-ATP diphosphatase HisIE; this encodes MSLELLNTLNWEKTPLLPVIAQEVGSGNVLMLAYMNEEALTLTLKTGLAHYYSRSRQALWKKGETSGHFQYIKEVYLDCDSDTLLLKVEQIGVACHTGRSSCFFNRIDTQEAPKEEAKEIAAYSITDKIYHIIQERKHANPKTSYVASLLHKGENTILKKVVEEAGEFCFAYKDANKDEMVYEAADLMFHTLVALGAKDIHPSLISKELERRFGLGGIEEKNSRNEH